AGTCCTGACTGCTACCAATAATATCGCTTGGGGGTGTTTTAGAAATTTATATGAAAAATCTATTTACGGTTTATACCCAAGTTCCTTAGCTTTGTCCAGAGCGTCCTGCGCTTTGTCCGGTTTTCCCATCTTCATGTAAACCCCAACGAGCTGCCTCCAATAAACATTTTCGGTAGGAGCGCATTCAGATGCCTTAAGGAGATAGGTTTCAGCTTCAGCCAGCCTTCCTTCCAAATTGGAGTAAACAGCCGCTACGTTTGAGATAGCATCGCAATCGTCCGGATTCAATTTCAGACTGCCTAAGAACATCTCTTCAGCTTTTTCGTAGTTATCAGCCTTTAGATAAATTACTCCGAGGTTATACATGAGATTCGCGTTTTCGGGGTCCGCCTTCAGTGCCTTTTGATAAGTTGCCTCCGCTTCTTCAGATTTGCCCTGAGAGTCGAAATTTTGAGCAAGTTGCTGGAGAGCAGTTAAATTTCCCGGATCAAGTTCCAACACCTTGTTTAGATAACTATCTCCTTTTTCGTAATCATTTTCCTTTGAGTAAATTATTGCAAGGTTTACGAGTGATTTAATGTCGGTAGAATCTAACTCGGCAGATTTGATGAGATACATCTTGGCTGATTCGGCATCCTCTTTGTGCAAGTATAGAGAGGCTATCGTCGCATAAGCCTGCGCCCGCCCGGGGATTATGAGCGTGGCTTCTTCGAATGATTTTATCGCGGCAGAGAGCGCGGAATCGGCATTTGATGATTCCCCGTTCAGCACTGTGTTAAAAAGATTTGCACCCTCATTAAACTCATTTATCCAATGAAATTCGCTTTGATTCTCAATTTCAGCTGCAAATTTAGGCGATATGGATAAAGACTTATCGAACATCGCTCTCATGTCTTCCCATCTTTCCTGCTTCGCATAAATGTTCATACCGAGCCAGTATGAAGGAAAGGGATTAGCTGTCTCATTTTCAACCGCAAGGAGAGCCTGCTCCTCGGCGCTTTCCAAATTATTTTCTTGTAAGTAGGACTTCGCCGACCTCATTTCAATGCTGCCGCAGGCTGCAAAGTAAGCTCCCATAAAGAGGATGCTCATAATAAAAATTGATAATAATTTTGTATTCATTTTATTGTCCCGGAATATGTGTTTAAACGCTATAGCTTAACTTTTATTTTTTTTTGAGTCAAGGATTTTATCTTTCAGGTTGCCATAAGGAGGATAAATAATTCCCTCATCAGTGATGAGTGCGGATACCAGATTATGCGGAGTAATGTCAAAAGCAGGTGAATATACCGTTGTGCCTTCGGGGGCGGTGGTTCTACCAAAGCCTTGCGTTACCTCTTCCGGGGCTCTTTCCTCTATCGGTATCTGCTCCCCGCTCCGGGATTCAAAATCTATGGTGGACAAAGGGGCAGCTACGTAAAAGGGGATATCATGATATTTTGCAAGTACTGCAACGGAATACGTCCCGATTTTGTTGGCGACGTCGCCGTTATTGGCGATTCGATCAGCTCCTACAATGACGAAATCAATCTTGCCCTGCGCCATAACATGACCCGCCATATTATCGGTTATCAATGTGGTATCGATACCCTGATTCTGAAGCTCCCAGGTTGTGAGCCGCGCGCCCTGGAGCAGAGGCCGGGTTTCGTCAACATACATTTTAATAGATTTATTCAATTCAACGGCGGAGAAAATAACGCCGAGAGCCGTACCGTAATCGCCGGTGGCAAGTCCTCCGGCGTTGCAGTGGGTCAGCCCCGTGCCCGACTCCGGGAGAATTGCTGCGCCGTGAGCTCCTATCTTCTTACACGATTCTATATCCTCGTTCAATATCGCTTCCGCCTCATCCAGCAATATCGACTGCATCCGTTCAATGCCCGCATCCGTAAATTTTTCTGCCTTTTCCATCATTCTCCGTATAGCCCATTCTAAATTTACGGCTGTAGGGCGGGTAGCTGCGAGGAAAGCAGCCACCTTTTCGAGATGCTCTTTGAAGTCGCTGATGTTATCTCCCCCGAATTGCCGAGATCCGAGGACAATACCAAACGCTCCGGCGATACCGATAGCCGGTGCGCCCCTGATTCTCAAGGATTTAATCGCCTCAGCTATCAGCTTGTAGTCACTGATTTCAAGTACCTTAACTTCACCCGGAAGGAGCGTCTGATCAATCATCATAACCCTGTCGTCATTCCACTTGATGGTAGCGGGGCGACTCATTATCAACCGCCGGTGCCGATCAGCTGGACTATTACCCTTCTCTCGCGGGGTTTATTATCAAAATCAAGCAGGACAATCTGCTGCCACTGACCGAGGATCAGACGTGCCTCAGAAAAAGGCACCGTCAAGGAAGGACCGAGCAGCGAAGCGCGGACGTGCGAATGTCCGTTGCCGTCATGCCAGGTCTCATCATGTTTGTAGACAGCGTTTGCAGGTGCGATCTTGTCGAAGGATTTTGGAAAATCCTCACGAAGGCCGGGTTCAAACTCAATAGTTGTAACTGCACCGGTCGCACCGGGGACAAATACGGTTGCACTGCCTTCAACAAATCGGTGTTCTTCGATCGCCTCCCGGATGTAGCCGGTAATATCGATCATGTCGGCATCACCCTTGGACGTTACGTGGAACTCGGAGGTGACTACTTTCACTTTAACAGCGGAGTATCGTCAAATCTGGTCAACCGTATCATACTATCGAAACGCTGATTTATTTCTTCAGGAGTTACTTTCAGGAGAGCCTCGACGCCGAAATCTTCTACACAAAAGGATGCGAGAATAGTACCGGTAACCATAGCTCTCTTGAGGTGATCTTCGCTGACAGAATCCACCATCGCAATATAAGCCATGAGCGCGCCGGCAAAGGTATCTCCAGCCCCGGTAGGGTCACGAACTTCTTTTACAGGATAAGCGGGCAGGTGAAACTCGAATTCCTCTCCGAATATTGCAGCCCCGTCAGCGCCTTTTTTCACGATTACAAACCTTGGACCCTGTTTTAACATCATTTTCGCCGCTGTCGGAATATTGCCGTTTCCCGAGAGGAGTTTAACTTCCTCATCGTTGACAAGCAGAATATCTATTTTTTGTATCAGAGACCTAAGCTCTTCGAGCGCTGTGTCAATCCAGAGATTCATTGTATCACACGCGGTGATTTTGGGTTCTTCGAGCTGGCTCAAAACATTTAATTGCAGCGCCGGATGGATATTCCCGAGCAGCAGATATTTCGATTTCCTGTGAGTATCGCTAAGTACAGGATTAAAATTTTCAAATACGTTGAGATTCGTGAACAGTGTTTTTCTCTCGGAAAAATCCTCGGAATAGACTCCGCCCCAGCTGAACGTCTCTCCCTGCTCGGTCTTCACTCCGGTAGTATCTATCCCTCTTTGGTTCATAGTCGTAAATATATCCTTTGGATAGTCTTCACCTACCACTCCGACCATACTTGTATAACTGAAGAGTGAAGCCGCTAATGAAGCGTAGTTCGCAGAGCCTCCGAGAATCTTTTCCCTGCTCTCTTTGGCAGTCTCTATTGAGTCAAATGCGACTGAACCCACTATGAGTAAACTCAATAAAAATTCCTAACTGTTAGTAATCCAATAAATAAGTAAGAATGAATTAGGCTAAACTGTTACGGACGTTCGAATATCCTGTCTGTAAATCATATTAAACGACCGGGTAAGGATTTTAATCTATTGTTAACTTAAATGTAATCGGAATAGATATCCAGACGCCTACCGGTTTGTCTCTTTGCTTTGCAGGCTTGAACCTTGTTCTTTCCACGGCGCTCATGGCAGCTTCATCTAAACCCGTGTTAGGAATACCGAGCTGAATTTTAACCTCCCGAACAATCCCTTTATCATCGATAAAAGCGCGAACTATTACCATACCTTCTATCCCGGCCTCACGGGCGATCTCAGGATATTTCGCTCTATTCTTTATCCCTTCGTAACCGCCGATAGGCAGAGGATCTTCGTCGTAAGGAATAAATTCGATTAAGCCTGCATCCGGAGCGGGAGGAGGTTCTATCTCCGAGAACATATCGATCGTAGTCGGATCGATTGTAACGTCATCGAGGAGTTCATCGCTCTCTGATTCCACCGGTATAGACGGACGAGCCGGAGGCGGGGGGGCTTCAAACTGCTGAGTTACGTCCACCTTTTCTATATTTATCTCGATTCTGGGAGGTGTCAACTTGACTCTTTTTACACGAAACCTCGGATAGGTTAGTCCTAATGTAATAAGCAGGAAGAAAGCTATGATAAATCCTATTTCAAGCAGTCGGCGGTATCGCACCTTCAAACTTATTTCGGGTTTTTTGTAATCCATCAGCTGGAGCCACGCTTGGCAGAGTAGTTGACTCTCAATGTTCCCGCTTCCCGTAATTCCTGGTGGATATCACTCACAATTCCGAAGTCTGCCTGTTGATCCACTTTCATCGAAACTATCAGTTGTGGATCTTTGACGAAACGTTCGTACATTACGTTTCTGACGTCGCGTGTGCGCACAAGTTTATCGTCGACGCTTATATCTCCGTTCCGTGAAACCCAGATATATGACACATGCCTCTTCGTCCCCAATTTCTCAATTTTCCGCGCGTGCGGTAAATTCAGCGGAAGACCGTCAAACTTCTTTAGAACAGTAGTGACCATAAAAAAGATAAGAAGCATGAATACGATATCGGGCATGGAAGCTGTCGGTATCCCCTCGAACACCTTCCCTTTTTTCTCAAAATGCATAATTAGAACTCCGGTTCGGCGATTGAGATTCTTGTCGCATTTGCCATCTTAAGTTGATCGAGGACGGAAACGAACACCTGATAATCGGTTTCCCTATCTGTTTTTACGGAGATTATAAGATTTTTATTGTTCAGAATCTTAATCCTGACCGTTCTTGCAATTTGAGTAAGCGGTATAAACTCCTCATCCAACATTATGTTGCCTGCGGCGTTAATCAGCAGATTTGAGATGTTTTCTTTTGGAATCTCCTTTTCTTCTCCGGGCGCCGGCAGCACAAGCGTTAGACCCTTGTCCATGTCGATGGTCGTTGTTACAAGAAAGAAGATGAGTAACAGAAATGCTATGTCCGCCATGGAACTGGTCGGGATTTCCGCGGGTCGTTTTTTTCTCTTTTCTAAGATCATCTTATTTTGCCTTTAGAGCTGCTCCGGGCTGCTCTCCGTCGGCTGTGATTTTAGAGATCCCTCTTCTAATTCTATAAGCGATTCGACAAGTTCAACAGAACTTTCTTCCATGTCGATTATAAGTCTGTCAATTCTGGAGACGAAGAAATTATGCGTCGTTTGTATTATCATCGCAACAATAAGACCGAATAAAGTGGTCAGCAGCGCTTCGGAAATACCACCCGCAACAATAGAGGGAGAAATGTCGTCAGCTGCGGCGATGTCCTGAAAGGCATTTACCATGCCGGAAACTGTTCCGGTGAACCCGAGCAACGGAGCAATTGTGGCAATTGTAGCAAGCCAAATCAGATTGCGCTCGAGAAACGCCATCTCTATAGTGCCGGCGCTTCCGATAGCTTTTTCAACAGCTTCTATACCTCTTTTAGCACGCATCAAGCCGGCATAAAAGAGCGAAGCTACCGGGCCTTTAGTGTTAGAGGAAATTTCCATAGCTCCTTCAAAGCCTTTCTCGTTCAAAGCTACTTTTATTTTCTGCATAAAATTTCGGGTATCGATCGATGCATCAAGCAGAGTCCAGAGCCTCTCAATGCTTAGTGCGATACCGAGTATGAAAAGGATTAGAATTGGCCACATAAAGGGCCCGCCCTGAAGAAATAAATCAATCATAAATTATTAGCCTCCGAATTATTTAATTCCATCAATTATTAATAATGATCCTAATTCACACAGCTCCAATGGGAGTCAAGTGTTATGAACTACGAAGGATAAAAATAAAAATCGCAATTGTCAATATTTATATCTACTAATTCGAGTTTTCTTTCATTCCCAATACCGCATCGGAAAGCGCTTTCGCTTCCGGAAGTAGTTCAAGAGCCCGTTGAAGCTGATTGTCGGTCTGAATCTTTACCTTATAGCGTCCGTTTCTTCCGAATAGTGATCCGGCGATTTCCGACTTAATCAGATTCTTCAGGTAATCACTGTCTGCATCTAAAGATTTTTCATTTAATTCAAAACCGGATTCTTCTAAAGTTGACACGAAATCCTCAATCATCCCACCGGAGACCTGAAATTCGCTTATGAACCAATTTTCATCATCGCCCAACTCCGGGTGACGGGAAGCGTATTCTGAGGCATAGCTGAAGACGAATCTTTTGGGGTCTCTCAGGAGCTCAATAATGTTTTTAGACAAGTTCAAACCGGAGGGAACGATGATATCGGGCGTTATGCCTCCTCCTCCGCGAACCAATCTTCCCGATTTGGTATTGAACACAGGTCGATCATCTTTTTCCGGCTCGACCTGATTTTGTGCGTCGTTACGAATGTCTTCGTAGTACTGTTCAATACCATTTTCATAGGATCTCTGAATCAATCTCCCGCTCGGTGTATAATACCTGGCAATAGTTACCCTTATAGCCGAGTCGTCTTTCATCTTCCACTGTCTTTGGACAAGCCCCTTTCCGAACGTAGTCTCTCCGACAACTAATCCCCTATCGAGGTCTTGAATTGCGCCTGCTACAATCTCGGAGGCGCTTGCTGATCCCCGGTTTACAAGCACGACGAGGGGGAAGCGTTCGTGAGTTCCTTTGGAATTGGAATAGTACTCTTCATTAGCGCTCGATACTCTGCCCTTTGTGTATACCAGAATCTCACCGCCGCCGATGAACTTATCAAGCACGTCGACCGCTTTGTCGAGATAACCTCCCGCGTTCGAACGAAGATCCAGCACCAAATTCTTCATCCCCTGATTTTCGAGGGATTGCAAAGCCGTTTCAATTTCATCGCTCGTAGTCCTTGAAAATCTGCTCAAAAGTATATATCCGATCTCCTCGTCTATCATAAATGACGAAAGAACGGAGTAAATCGGGATTTCGTCCCGAACTATTGTGAGTTCAAAATCATCGTCGGTTCCTTGCCTTCTGATAGAAACGACAACTTTTGACCCTTTGGGACCCCTGAGTTTGGAAAAAACCTCTTCATAATTGATGTCTTTTGCGGACTCTCCGTCAATGGCGACGATCTTATCGCCGGGTCTGATGCCGAGTTTATCGGAAGGAGAACCCGCGATGGGAGCTATTACAGTGATATATCTGTCGAGAATGTCGAACTCGATTCCGATACCCTGAAACTTTCCCGCAAAACTTTCTTCGCTCTTTTTGAATTTCTCCTTGTCGATATAAACCGAATGCGGATCGAGCTGAGACATCATTCCGCGATAGGCGCCTTTCATGACTTTATCCCAATCCACTTTTTCCACATAGTATCGGTTCATAATCTGGATGATGTTCTCAAAAACTTCCAACTTGAGGTACAGGTCCGAAGCGGAATGAACGACCTGATTGCCGGCAAAACCCAATACGAAGCTTAATACGATAATCGCCGATATTTGGATACGTCTCTTCATCAAAATTCCTTCAAATTTCAAAAATTTGTGCTGCTGTTCCGTTTTGCAATTAAACTACTCGATCCCATTATTCGTTCCAAGGACTGCCAATATATAAACATTCTTTCCAATATGCAATGTCATCTACCTCACAATTCAGCCGGACAGCAACAGACTATTCAGCAGGGTGTCAAAAGATTCTTTACCCCATGTCAGACTGAACTTAATCCTCAAATAATATACGTCCGTCTCCCCTAAAAAGTTTGAAGGAAGTTTTATAGAATCCTTCTCGGTGGTCAAAAGAAATTCAGAGTTCGAGGCAGCGTGTTGAGACTTAATTCTATCAAAATCCGATGTTGTGTAAGCATGATGATCGGGAAACGATAAAAATGAAACATTTTTCGGCTGGAAGGAAGTGAGTAAATCGCGGAAACTTTCGGGATTACCGATACCGCAAAATGCCGTTAGTCCCGCTCCCTTTAATCTCGAAAAACCGATCTCTTCGCCTGTCTGTATATTGATCATCTTATCCGCTTCTTTCAATCCACCGCAAATAACGGCATCTTTCCGTAAATACTTTCGGAAACTTTTTGCTTCCGTTTCTTCACCCATCACAACTACAACGTCAGCCCTCCTGAGGGAATTCAAGGGCTCTCTTAATCGTCCTATCGGAAGAAGAAGACGGTTCTTTAGTTTTTCGTTCGTATCCACGATGACAATGTCCAAATTTCTGTGGATTCCTCTGTGTTGGAAGCCGTCGTCGAGAATTATAATTTCAGATTGCCCATTATCTACCGCCGCCATGGCGCCGCGGTACCTGACAGAGTCAATTACAACTGTTATCTCACCAATCCTATTTTTAATCAAAAACGGCTCGTCGCCTGATTCACGCCAATCGCTTATGGAAGTTGAGGAACCGTAAAACTTCGGCCCGCTGCCGGTTCTTCCGTACCCTCTCGACAGAACAGCCGGTATCTTTCCCTGAGAGGAAAGCGATTCAATAAGCGATAGAACCAGGGGGGTCTTTCCGGTCCCTCCGGTGGATAGATTACCCACGCTGATCACGAATGCATCGACCTTCTTCGCAGGGAGGACATTAACATCATATAGAAAATTTCTCAGGAAAATGACACTCCTGTACAACAGCGAAAGAGGAAAAAGAAGGGGGAAGAAAAGTATGGCTCTGATTACGAAGGAGATCGGATTATCTCCTTTCTAAGATGCTATATTTCGTAATATTGATTTTGCGGCTTTCATCGATGCCCCCGGTTCCCCGAGAAGTTTTTTAACCCCGGATAACTTGTCCGACATCGCACTCGAAATATTATCGTTCGTTATGATAGAAAGAGCTTCTTCGGCGAGTCTATCCGCTGTCAGATCGGACTGTAGAATCTCCGGAGCAATATTTTCACCTGCCACGATATTAACCAGACCGATGCTGTTTATGTTTACAAGCAGATTTCCAAGGAACCAGGAAATCGGCGATAACCTGTAAACTATGATCAGCGGAGTGCCGAAAAAGGCTGATTCGAGCGTTGCGCTTCCCGAAGCCACGATGAGCAGATCAGAGTGTTTCATGACGTCATGAGTATCTGTTGAATGGACGGCGTATTTACCCTGTTCTATACTTGAGTAAATTTCTTTATCAAGGGCGGGCGAAAGAGAGGTTACGGATTGTAATTCAGTTGAGTTGCTTCTCATTTTCTCTACGGCTTCGAGCATTGTCGGATATAGTTTTTCCACTTCCTGCAATCTGCTGCCGGGCAATAATCCGATTAAAGTTTTTCTTTCATCGAGTTTATGCTTTTCAAAAAATTCTGCCTTTGTGCTCGTATTATCCAGCCCTTCGAGCATCGGGTGCCCGACAAATTCCACGTTAATCCCATAGTCTTTGTAAAGTTTTTCCTCAAAAGGGAATACGACAATCATCAGATCCACGAAACGGGCGATTTTTTTTATCCTGCTCTTTCCCCATGCCCAAATCTGCGGGCTGATGTAATAGATAACCTTACACCCGAGTTTTTTTGCTCTTCGGGCTAATTTTAAGTTGAAACCGGGATAGTCGATCAAGACTACGGCACTCGGGCGATTCATCTCTATCCAGTGTGTCAACTCGTTCAACACTCTTCTGATAAACGGAAGATGTTTGATAATTTCACTAAAACCGAGAAACGACATTTCACGCACATGATGAAGAAGATCGACTCCGGCTGACTTCATATTATCGCCTCCGATGCCGGTTATTTTGATTCCGGGGGATAGCTCTTTTAACTCAACGACAAGCTTTGCGCCCTGGATATCTCCGGAGACTTCGCCCGCAACTATAAGGATAGAATCTGATTTCACGATTTACTAATGCGAAAGGGCATCGGGATATTACATGGAACTGTTATTTATCGACGTTATGATTTGCGACGCGGTTTCAAGTGCCGCCAAACCGTCTTCACCTGTTACCACAGGTTCTTCATCGTTTCGAATGCAGTTAACAAACGCGGTGAGCTCCGCTAAGAGCGGATTCTCCTCGACTATATCGGGAGAATCGAGATAGATGCCTCTTGATTCATCACCTAACTGTATTTCAGAAACTTTGATTCCTCTACTCTGAGAATTTTCGGAACCCAAACCGTAAATGCGGGTTTCGTTTTTTAAGAAATCGAGCGTGATATAAGAATTTTTCTGAAATATCCTCATCTTCCTCATTCCCTTCTGGCTGATTCGGCTTGCTGTGAGATTGGCGACGCATCCGTTTTCAAACGTCAGTCTGGCATTGGCGATATCCACATTATCCGATATGACCGAGACTCCATTGGCGTCTACTTTGACAGGCTTAGAACCGTTCATGTGTAAAACGAGGTCGATATCGTGAATCATCAGGTCGTGGACTACCGCAACGTCCAAATTGCGGGGTTGGAACTGCATCAACCTGTGGCATTCGATGAACATCGGTTTAAGGTTCATTCCGGTTAGCGCTCTATAAGTCCCGCTGAACCTTTCGATGTGTCCAACTTGTATAGTCCTGCCGTTCTCTCTGGCGATTTCGACTAATTTGCGCGCATCTTCGACATTATCGCAGATCGGCTTTTCGATGAACAAGTTGAGTCCATGCTCAAATGCCGAAACCGCAATTTCGTAGTGTGTGTTCGTCGGAGTTACGATCGATACGGCTTCCGCTTCAGCGAATAATTCTTCCCTCGAATTGAATGATTTCAGTCCGGTAGAACCGGCTACTTCTGAGGCAGTCGTGTCATCTATGTCGAAAAATCCGACGACCTCGACGTCTTCTATCTCCAGAAGATTGCGGATATGGTAAGAGCCTAAATGCCCGACACCAATCACGCCTATTCTTATAATTTTCATTCCTGCACTTATGTTGTTAATCAGAGAGAAAAATATATCAGGTGTTAACCGCATTTCCAAACTATAAAAGTATATAGGTTTAACGGCGGTAAAAATCTACGTTAATGCATGTAAAATTAGTTTTTGAGTCTATTTCCGATTATTTTGTATGGGTACATCTTTCGAAGAAAGATCGGGCGTTGATATTTGAGATAATAAATTCTTTGCCGATAATAAGCAATGAGGCAAAGGATGAGCAAAAATAACTTAAAGATTTTTTCTTATTTATCTCTTAATTTGAAAGAGGGAGACTCCTATATAGTGATTGTAATACTTCTTTCAGCATTGATGCTTTTCAGCTCTCAAGGGCAGTCAAGTCCGGTGGACAATGAATACACGGACATGGTGAGCCGGGCTGACAGGCTGTTCTGGGTTGGCGAGCTCGACAGCGTAGGAGAATTCGGCGAGATTCTAATTGACAAATTTCCGGAGAAAAGCGAAGGATATAGAATATTATGTATGTACTGGATAAGCGAGAATGATTGGGACAAAGCCATTAAATGGGGAAAGAAAGCGGTCAAGGCAGAAGAAAATTCAGGTATGGCTCACCATTGGCTTGGACGGGCGTTCGGGTTAAAGGCAAAAAATTCTTCGAAGTTCAGAGCGGCGTTTCTCGTCGGTGACGTTAAAAAACATTTTATAAGGGCGGCGGAGCTCATGCCTGATTATATCAGAACACATGAGGATCTGTTTAATTTCTATTCAGGTTCACCGAAAATTGCAGGAGGATCGAGGGAAAAGGCGGAAGAGGAATTGGAACACATCAAAAGTTTGGATCCTTTCAGGGGATCGGAAATGAAAGCGAATTATTATCTCTCGTTAGGGGAAAATAATCTAGCTGAAAAGGAGATAGAGCTTGCGATAGCCCACGACAGCACTGATTTAAACGTTCGCTGGACGAAGACAAACATACTTATGAGCATAAACAGGTTATCCGCCCGGAAACAGCTCAGACTGATAAAGATCATGTCCCCTGATGATTCTCTCAAAGTATTCTATAAGCTCGGTTTGACGTATCTGTTTGAAGGAGACAGCCTGTCCACCGGTGTCAATATTTACTCCCGTTATATTTCCAGCCCGAGAGCGAAATCTGACCCTTCATATCCTGCATCTTTCTGGCGGCGGGGAATGCTATATGAAAAGGCGGGTGACCTGCTTAGGGCAAAAACGGATTACGAAGAGTGTTTAAGTATAAATCCAAGTTTCAACCCCGCCAGAAGATCATTAGCGAAAATAGTTAAAAGAATTGGAAAAATGGAAAAGTGATTTTGTCTTCGTTGATGTTTAAATCTAAGATCTGAATTTAAAGTGCAGGATATCTCCATCTTCGATAATGTGATTTTTACCGACCGTCATCACCAAGCCTTGATCGCGTACAGCTGACTCGGATCCGAACTCGATCAGGTCTTCATACTTGATAATGTCCGCTTTGATAAATCCCTTTTCCATGTCCGAGTGGATCTTCCCTGCCGCTTCGGACGCTTCACTGCTCTCGATAACGGTCCATGCCTTAACTTCGTCAGATTTCGTAGTAAAATATGTTATCAGGTTCAACAGCTCGTAACCGATAGTTACAATATTATCCAGTCCGGATTCGGTAATTCCCATTTCAGCCGAATAAGCAGCTCTTTCTTTCTGCGGAATCTCAGCCAATTCAGCCTCTAATTTGCTGCAAAGAGTGATAATGGGAACCTGCCGTTCTTTAGCGGCTTCAGAAACCTGTTTCAACAATGCATAGTTGTCGTCTCCGATTGCGCCCTCCCCGATGTTTGCCACGAAGAAGTACGGTTTGGAAGAGAGCAGGAACAACTGGTCGATCAAATCCTGCTCGTCATCATCCACAGGGATGCTGCGGGCGGGTATCCCCTCGTTTATTTCGTCCCTGAACCCGGTTAAGAACTCAACCTCTTCGCTCTCTTTTTTATTTCCCCCCTTGGCTGTTTTTTTTGTCTTTTCGATTCTTTTATCAAGAGTCTCCACGTCCTTCAGCAGCAACTCGAGCTCGATAACTTCTATATCTCTTTTCGGGTTCAGC
This genomic interval from Candidatus Neomarinimicrobiota bacterium contains the following:
- a CDS encoding S41 family peptidase translates to MKRRIQISAIIVLSFVLGFAGNQVVHSASDLYLKLEVFENIIQIMNRYYVEKVDWDKVMKGAYRGMMSQLDPHSVYIDKEKFKKSEESFAGKFQGIGIEFDILDRYITVIAPIAGSPSDKLGIRPGDKIVAIDGESAKDINYEEVFSKLRGPKGSKVVVSIRRQGTDDDFELTIVRDEIPIYSVLSSFMIDEEIGYILLSRFSRTTSDEIETALQSLENQGMKNLVLDLRSNAGGYLDKAVDVLDKFIGGGEILVYTKGRVSSANEEYYSNSKGTHERFPLVVLVNRGSASASEIVAGAIQDLDRGLVVGETTFGKGLVQRQWKMKDDSAIRVTIARYYTPSGRLIQRSYENGIEQYYEDIRNDAQNQVEPEKDDRPVFNTKSGRLVRGGGGITPDIIVPSGLNLSKNIIELLRDPKRFVFSYASEYASRHPELGDDENWFISEFQVSGGMIEDFVSTLEESGFELNEKSLDADSDYLKNLIKSEIAGSLFGRNGRYKVKIQTDNQLQRALELLPEAKALSDAVLGMKENSN
- a CDS encoding YjbQ family protein, with amino-acid sequence MKVVTSEFHVTSKGDADMIDITGYIREAIEEHRFVEGSATVFVPGATGAVTTIEFEPGLREDFPKSFDKIAPANAVYKHDETWHDGNGHSHVRASLLGPSLTVPFSEARLILGQWQQIVLLDFDNKPRERRVIVQLIGTGG
- a CDS encoding bifunctional hydroxymethylpyrimidine kinase/phosphomethylpyrimidine kinase translates to MSLLIVGSVAFDSIETAKESREKILGGSANYASLAASLFSYTSMVGVVGEDYPKDIFTTMNQRGIDTTGVKTEQGETFSWGGVYSEDFSERKTLFTNLNVFENFNPVLSDTHRKSKYLLLGNIHPALQLNVLSQLEEPKITACDTMNLWIDTALEELRSLIQKIDILLVNDEEVKLLSGNGNIPTAAKMMLKQGPRFVIVKKGADGAAIFGEEFEFHLPAYPVKEVRDPTGAGDTFAGALMAYIAMVDSVSEDHLKRAMVTGTILASFCVEDFGVEALLKVTPEEINQRFDSMIRLTRFDDTPLLK
- a CDS encoding tetratricopeptide repeat protein, whose product is MNTKLLSIFIMSILFMGAYFAACGSIEMRSAKSYLQENNLESAEEQALLAVENETANPFPSYWLGMNIYAKQERWEDMRAMFDKSLSISPKFAAEIENQSEFHWINEFNEGANLFNTVLNGESSNADSALSAAIKSFEEATLIIPGRAQAYATIASLYLHKEDAESAKMYLIKSAELDSTDIKSLVNLAIIYSKENDYEKGDSYLNKVLELDPGNLTALQQLAQNFDSQGKSEEAEATYQKALKADPENANLMYNLGVIYLKADNYEKAEEMFLGSLKLNPDDCDAISNVAAVYSNLEGRLAEAETYLLKASECAPTENVYWRQLVGVYMKMGKPDKAQDALDKAKELGYKP
- a CDS encoding biopolymer transporter ExbD — translated: MILEKRKKRPAEIPTSSMADIAFLLLIFFLVTTTIDMDKGLTLVLPAPGEEKEIPKENISNLLINAAGNIMLDEEFIPLTQIARTVRIKILNNKNLIISVKTDRETDYQVFVSVLDQLKMANATRISIAEPEF
- a CDS encoding biopolymer transporter ExbD; amino-acid sequence: MHFEKKGKVFEGIPTASMPDIVFMLLIFFMVTTVLKKFDGLPLNLPHARKIEKLGTKRHVSYIWVSRNGDISVDDKLVRTRDVRNVMYERFVKDPQLIVSMKVDQQADFGIVSDIHQELREAGTLRVNYSAKRGSS
- a CDS encoding energy transducer TonB; amino-acid sequence: MDYKKPEISLKVRYRRLLEIGFIIAFFLLITLGLTYPRFRVKRVKLTPPRIEINIEKVDVTQQFEAPPPPARPSIPVESESDELLDDVTIDPTTIDMFSEIEPPPAPDAGLIEFIPYDEDPLPIGGYEGIKNRAKYPEIAREAGIEGMVIVRAFIDDKGIVREVKIQLGIPNTGLDEAAMSAVERTRFKPAKQRDKPVGVWISIPITFKLTID
- a CDS encoding MotA/TolQ/ExbB proton channel family protein, translating into MIDLFLQGGPFMWPILILFILGIALSIERLWTLLDASIDTRNFMQKIKVALNEKGFEGAMEISSNTKGPVASLFYAGLMRAKRGIEAVEKAIGSAGTIEMAFLERNLIWLATIATIAPLLGFTGTVSGMVNAFQDIAAADDISPSIVAGGISEALLTTLFGLIVAMIIQTTHNFFVSRIDRLIIDMEESSVELVESLIELEEGSLKSQPTESSPEQL
- the mtnA gene encoding S-methyl-5-thioribose-1-phosphate isomerase, yielding MSRPATIKWNDDRVMMIDQTLLPGEVKVLEISDYKLIAEAIKSLRIRGAPAIGIAGAFGIVLGSRQFGGDNISDFKEHLEKVAAFLAATRPTAVNLEWAIRRMMEKAEKFTDAGIERMQSILLDEAEAILNEDIESCKKIGAHGAAILPESGTGLTHCNAGGLATGDYGTALGVIFSAVELNKSIKMYVDETRPLLQGARLTTWELQNQGIDTTLITDNMAGHVMAQGKIDFVIVGADRIANNGDVANKIGTYSVAVLAKYHDIPFYVAAPLSTIDFESRSGEQIPIEERAPEEVTQGFGRTTAPEGTTVYSPAFDITPHNLVSALITDEGIIYPPYGNLKDKILDSKKNKS